The following are encoded in a window of Brevibacillus sp. DP1.3A genomic DNA:
- a CDS encoding potassium channel family protein, which produces MFWRVMYEIFIIMLVITYAILLFADFSNHPLLTDELMDKVDTGLIILLIVEYLFRLWRAKDKRKFVFANWFDLIAMIPLDSYLYLARIMRVLRLVRIVRASPFLLGIIRSGPMRQVVGVVTIIMLWSSTAIYLLEYGVNENIKSFPDALWWSIVTTTTVGYGDISPVTAGGRIMATILMITGIGMLGALTANFATHWTETHESKSPDEKDRLTEEIKKQAIANIQQIENLTEHEYETLKESMDLLYRRTRKKSEE; this is translated from the coding sequence TTGTTCTGGCGCGTCATGTATGAGATTTTTATCATTATGCTAGTGATTACGTATGCGATCCTGTTGTTCGCAGACTTCTCTAATCATCCGCTGTTGACTGATGAACTAATGGACAAGGTAGACACTGGGCTGATCATCTTGCTGATTGTCGAGTATTTGTTCCGGTTATGGAGGGCGAAAGACAAGCGAAAATTCGTTTTTGCCAACTGGTTCGATCTGATCGCAATGATTCCATTGGACTCTTATTTGTATTTAGCCAGAATCATGCGCGTGCTTCGGCTGGTGCGCATCGTGCGTGCTTCGCCGTTTTTGTTGGGAATCATTCGATCAGGCCCGATGCGTCAAGTAGTTGGTGTCGTCACGATCATCATGCTGTGGAGTTCGACTGCTATTTATTTGCTCGAATACGGTGTAAACGAGAACATCAAAAGCTTCCCGGATGCGTTGTGGTGGTCGATTGTGACAACCACGACAGTCGGCTACGGTGATATTTCGCCCGTGACGGCGGGAGGAAGAATCATGGCGACGATCTTGATGATAACGGGGATCGGAATGCTAGGAGCTTTGACGGCGAATTTTGCTACGCATTGGACAGAGACACATGAAAGCAAAAGCCCGGATGAGAAAGATCGCTTGACCGAAGAGATCAAAAAGCAGGCGATCGCAAATATCCAACAGATCGAAAACTTGACCGAGCACGAGTATGAGACGCTCAAAGAAAGTATGGATTTGTTGTATCGTCGAACGAGGAAAAAGAGTGAGGAATAA
- a CDS encoding glutathionylspermidine synthase family protein — MEDHNRREREALYGPMREEGVFTWDWMYGEEYALYDIHLITPAFREEIAMATKRLGQIFTKVVPVLQRAEDSLLLELGVPKQALQAVRIVVSQTVPTVIGRFDFAQTTEGLKMLECNSDTPTGIVEAFYVNGRACRHFLREDPNEGMERQLRSAFSKVVDAYRVQGYDTNSVWFSSLDWHEEDKGTTLYLLNQSGLSARFAALEDLRVWQDRLYVKENEELLPVDVLYRLHALEKLAVEQDEDGYPTGEHVLSLIAQKKLAIINPPSAFLIQTKALQALIWNLHEANEFFTKEEHAIIEAYMLPTYFENRFAGREDYVTKPIFGREGGGVMLFASDGTLQEKDQEEFYWEQPMIYQKRVELPQITVQTMKGAYAGRLLWGSFWIGTEASAIVARVGGPITNNLSYYLPVGIDK, encoded by the coding sequence GTGGAAGACCATAACCGACGAGAACGAGAGGCGCTGTATGGCCCGATGCGGGAAGAGGGCGTATTTACCTGGGATTGGATGTATGGTGAAGAATATGCGCTTTATGATATTCACCTGATCACTCCCGCCTTTCGAGAGGAAATCGCGATGGCAACCAAGCGGCTTGGGCAAATCTTTACCAAGGTCGTTCCGGTATTGCAGCGTGCAGAGGACTCCCTGTTGTTGGAACTAGGAGTGCCAAAGCAGGCTTTGCAGGCAGTGAGGATCGTCGTTTCCCAAACAGTGCCGACTGTGATTGGACGCTTTGATTTTGCCCAGACGACAGAAGGATTGAAGATGCTTGAGTGTAACAGCGATACCCCTACAGGAATCGTCGAGGCTTTTTATGTGAACGGTCGTGCTTGTCGCCATTTCCTACGGGAAGACCCGAATGAAGGGATGGAGCGGCAGTTGCGTTCAGCGTTCAGCAAGGTGGTCGACGCGTATCGGGTGCAAGGCTATGATACGAATTCTGTCTGGTTTAGCTCACTCGACTGGCATGAAGAAGATAAGGGAACGACATTGTACTTACTGAACCAATCGGGTCTGTCTGCTCGGTTTGCCGCTTTGGAGGATTTGCGTGTTTGGCAAGACCGTCTCTATGTAAAGGAGAATGAGGAGCTACTGCCAGTCGATGTGCTGTACCGTCTGCATGCTTTGGAAAAGCTGGCGGTAGAACAGGATGAAGATGGCTATCCGACTGGTGAGCATGTGCTTTCGTTGATTGCACAAAAAAAGCTGGCCATTATTAATCCCCCTTCTGCGTTTCTCATTCAGACGAAGGCTTTGCAGGCGCTCATCTGGAACTTACATGAGGCGAATGAGTTTTTTACAAAAGAGGAACACGCGATCATCGAAGCTTACATGCTGCCGACTTATTTTGAAAATCGGTTTGCAGGCAGGGAGGATTACGTCACGAAGCCGATTTTTGGGCGGGAAGGTGGCGGTGTCATGCTGTTTGCATCAGATGGTACGCTGCAAGAGAAGGATCAGGAAGAGTTTTACTGGGAGCAGCCGATGATTTATCAGAAACGGGTGGAGCTTCCACAGATAACGGTTCAGACGATGAAGGGAGCGTATGCTGGACGGCTGCTCTGGGGGTCCTTTTGGATCGGCACAGAGGCATCGGCCATTGTAGCCCGTGTCGGGGGACCGATTACAAACAACCTATCCTATTATTTGCCGGTCGGCATAGACAAGTAG
- a CDS encoding nitrite/sulfite reductase, with the protein MAERKQWKWAADPSLNKMEFTKLEKDGLDVIEAIVNIYSKEGFASIESSDMDRFKWAGVYQQRPKDGHFMMRVRIPGGILNSEQARVLANIAEDYGRDLVDVTTRQAVQFHWLTVESLADIFDRLASAGLSSFEACGDCPRQIMGNPLAGIDPHEVLDTRPIVAELEKFFLLNRDFSNLPRKYKISVSANIHNAAHAQINDLAFTPAKKAMAGEEVIGFHVWVGGGLSAKPYLAKQLDVFVRPEEVVKVAAGVTTLFRDFGYRQKRTHARLKFLVADWGPEKFKEQLMELVGELEPGGIDLTSGWNGGYFYGIHEQRQAGLYYAGLSVPVGRMNAGELNELARLADEYGDGTIGTCNTQNVLIRNIPEAKVAAFRNEPMIVKRFKLQPNTFVGYAVSCTGTEYCNLAIVETKERMRSLAHYLDDTVVLETPLRIHMIGCPNSCGQRQIADIGLQGALVKTSNGMVEAFDIYVGGTLEEPQFNRKLNARITVDRLGPFLAQLITLYKADRQEGEPYWRYVERVGLSHIQAQVDAILQPA; encoded by the coding sequence ATGGCAGAGAGAAAGCAGTGGAAGTGGGCTGCTGATCCATCCCTCAACAAAATGGAGTTTACGAAGCTGGAAAAAGACGGACTGGATGTCATCGAAGCAATCGTAAACATCTATTCCAAAGAAGGCTTCGCATCGATTGAATCTTCTGATATGGATCGATTTAAATGGGCAGGCGTTTATCAGCAGCGACCAAAGGACGGCCACTTCATGATGCGCGTGCGCATACCTGGAGGCATTTTGAACAGTGAACAAGCTCGGGTGCTCGCCAACATCGCGGAAGATTATGGACGTGATCTGGTGGATGTGACCACACGTCAGGCCGTGCAATTTCACTGGCTCACGGTAGAATCGCTCGCTGACATTTTTGATCGGCTCGCATCAGCGGGACTATCCTCTTTTGAAGCATGTGGAGACTGCCCGCGGCAAATCATGGGGAACCCACTGGCAGGAATTGATCCGCATGAAGTGCTAGATACGCGTCCCATTGTAGCGGAGTTGGAAAAATTTTTCTTGCTCAATCGTGATTTCTCCAATCTGCCACGCAAGTATAAAATATCGGTTTCTGCTAATATCCATAACGCCGCGCATGCGCAAATCAACGACCTGGCTTTCACTCCGGCCAAAAAAGCCATGGCTGGCGAGGAAGTAATCGGCTTTCATGTATGGGTAGGTGGCGGCTTGTCAGCGAAGCCATACTTGGCGAAGCAACTGGATGTGTTCGTGCGACCAGAAGAAGTCGTCAAAGTAGCGGCAGGAGTTACGACTCTGTTCCGCGATTTCGGCTACCGTCAAAAACGTACGCATGCACGTCTTAAGTTCTTGGTCGCTGACTGGGGACCGGAAAAGTTCAAGGAGCAATTAATGGAGCTGGTTGGCGAGCTTGAGCCGGGTGGTATCGATTTAACCTCGGGCTGGAATGGTGGATATTTTTACGGCATTCACGAGCAGCGCCAAGCAGGACTATATTACGCAGGCTTGTCTGTTCCCGTTGGACGGATGAATGCAGGGGAGCTAAATGAACTTGCCCGTCTGGCAGACGAATATGGAGATGGAACGATTGGCACCTGTAACACGCAAAATGTCCTGATACGCAACATTCCCGAAGCGAAGGTCGCAGCTTTCCGCAATGAGCCGATGATTGTGAAGCGTTTCAAATTGCAGCCCAATACGTTTGTCGGGTATGCCGTATCGTGCACAGGTACGGAATATTGCAATCTGGCTATCGTGGAAACCAAGGAGCGGATGCGTTCGCTGGCTCACTATTTGGATGATACGGTCGTTCTCGAAACGCCGCTGCGCATTCATATGATTGGTTGCCCGAATTCTTGCGGTCAGCGACAAATTGCGGATATCGGCCTGCAAGGCGCATTGGTCAAGACATCGAACGGGATGGTAGAGGCGTTTGACATCTACGTAGGTGGGACACTGGAGGAGCCGCAATTCAACCGCAAGCTCAACGCGCGGATTACTGTGGACAGACTCGGTCCGTTCCTTGCCCAATTGATCACGCTGTACAAGGCAGATCGTCAGGAAGGCGAACCATACTGGCGCTACGTAGAGCGGGTAGGACTTTCCCATATCCAAGCACAGGTTGACGCCATTCTGCAACCAGCGTAA
- a CDS encoding phosphoadenylyl-sulfate reductase → MSQLNYASATEEQLASINNSLAKGDTIDVIKWAYKTFSDDLIYSCSFGAEAMVLLDMISDVKKDAKVTFLDTNLHFSETYSLIEQVRVRYPALRITVKQPDITLAQQADLHGEELWSRQPDMCCHIRKVQPMENVLTGAVAWMSGLRREQSATRADVEFVNRDEKFQSLKICPLIHWKSEEVWQYIRAFELPYNPLHDQSYPSIGCAPCTRSVKEGEDSRAGRWAQAGKTECGLHLAR, encoded by the coding sequence ATGAGCCAGCTGAATTATGCGTCAGCTACAGAGGAACAACTCGCTTCCATCAATAATAGTCTCGCAAAGGGCGACACCATAGATGTAATCAAATGGGCCTACAAAACGTTTTCAGATGATTTGATTTATTCTTGTAGCTTTGGGGCCGAGGCCATGGTGCTGCTCGATATGATCAGCGATGTGAAAAAGGATGCCAAGGTCACTTTTTTGGATACCAATCTCCACTTTTCCGAGACGTACAGCTTGATTGAGCAGGTGAGAGTAAGGTATCCCGCATTGCGGATAACGGTCAAGCAGCCGGACATCACGCTGGCACAGCAGGCAGACCTCCATGGCGAAGAATTGTGGAGCAGGCAGCCGGATATGTGCTGCCATATCCGCAAAGTACAGCCGATGGAAAATGTGCTGACCGGAGCGGTTGCATGGATGTCAGGACTACGCAGAGAGCAGTCTGCCACGAGAGCGGATGTCGAGTTTGTTAATCGCGATGAAAAATTCCAGTCACTAAAAATTTGCCCGCTCATTCATTGGAAGTCGGAGGAAGTATGGCAGTACATTCGGGCATTTGAATTGCCGTACAACCCCCTTCACGACCAGAGCTATCCGAGCATCGGCTGTGCTCCTTGTACTCGTTCTGTAAAAGAGGGCGAGGATTCGAGAGCAGGGCGCTGGGCGCAAGCAGGGAAAACGGAATGTGGCCTACATCTCGCAAGGTAA
- a CDS encoding sirohydrochlorin chelatase, which translates to MAKTAVLVIAHGSPDPDWLALVESAVWQCRTDLPIRVAYLGGVEGRSISDEVKRLEASGATTIVVVPLFATAGSNHVGEIRAMLGLDPWPTGETELIRVPVQARILWCPPLEDHGNVEQIVAERIASLSRLPSQEALLLVGHGSDLPGCHERWEKLLLRLTFRLQNRYQFAAAGYATLRPDTLYDQACSLAQKGDVLVLPLFVSQGYFTRQAIPKRLAGLAYCYEGSAYLPHPLIADWMSQSIRMALVTDIFTQRSMYEHGREKAVEVGC; encoded by the coding sequence ATGGCGAAAACGGCGGTTTTGGTAATTGCTCACGGTTCACCCGATCCTGACTGGTTGGCATTGGTGGAATCAGCCGTTTGGCAGTGCCGCACTGATTTGCCAATTCGGGTAGCTTACTTGGGAGGAGTGGAAGGACGAAGCATCAGCGATGAAGTGAAACGTCTGGAAGCATCAGGAGCGACAACAATTGTCGTCGTTCCGCTATTCGCTACAGCAGGAAGCAATCACGTAGGGGAAATCCGCGCGATGCTTGGACTAGACCCATGGCCGACAGGGGAGACAGAGCTGATTCGTGTTCCGGTTCAGGCAAGAATTCTCTGGTGTCCGCCATTGGAGGATCACGGAAACGTCGAGCAGATCGTGGCAGAGCGAATCGCAAGTCTATCACGCTTGCCTAGTCAGGAGGCTTTGTTGCTCGTCGGGCACGGCAGTGACTTGCCTGGATGTCATGAGCGCTGGGAAAAGCTGCTCTTGCGTCTGACATTCCGCTTGCAAAACCGCTACCAATTTGCCGCTGCCGGATATGCGACACTGAGGCCCGATACACTGTACGATCAAGCTTGTTCACTGGCACAAAAAGGGGACGTCCTCGTGCTTCCTCTGTTCGTCAGCCAGGGCTACTTCACGCGACAAGCAATCCCGAAACGGCTTGCGGGCTTGGCTTATTGCTATGAGGGCAGTGCGTACTTGCCCCACCCACTGATTGCGGACTGGATGAGCCAATCGATTCGAATGGCATTGGTAACTGACATCTTCACACAAAGGAGCATGTACGAGCATGGCAGAGAGAAAGCAGTGGAAGTGGGCTGCTGA
- a CDS encoding PaaI family thioesterase: MLDELKNIWSDGNDEERRILELAVAAIHQKRERNSAFISGFLGLKGDFIDGERQSYRFELPLTPFMHNSGRVVHGGILATLIDSAMGSLINRSLPPNQYAVTTELKLNYLLPGIGERLRAEASFLHRGNTLVVMEGSVYDDWDRRIAHGTGTFIVLSRNDQK, encoded by the coding sequence ATGTTAGATGAATTAAAAAACATCTGGTCGGACGGGAATGACGAGGAGCGCCGCATTCTCGAGCTGGCTGTTGCTGCAATTCACCAGAAGCGGGAACGGAATAGCGCGTTTATCTCTGGGTTTCTTGGATTAAAGGGAGACTTCATAGACGGAGAAAGACAGTCGTATCGCTTCGAATTGCCTCTGACCCCTTTTATGCACAATTCAGGGCGAGTTGTGCATGGAGGAATTCTCGCGACCTTGATCGATTCAGCGATGGGCTCCTTGATCAATCGGTCCTTGCCACCAAATCAGTATGCAGTGACGACAGAGTTGAAGCTCAATTATTTGCTTCCGGGAATAGGGGAGCGGCTGCGCGCAGAAGCGAGCTTTTTGCATCGCGGAAACACGTTGGTCGTCATGGAGGGCAGTGTCTACGATGATTGGGATAGGCGGATTGCCCACGGTACAGGAACGTTCATTGTGCTATCCAGAAATGATCAGAAATAA
- a CDS encoding inositol monophosphatase, whose product MIEIAKEAASVAGAFLKERFLEQLVPDEELHNDVKLPEDKGSEQRIIEVLHRHFPTHTIFSEEVGMVSREEEYLWIIDPLDGTNNYFIGYPYFSISIALQHKGELVLGVVYNPVAGQMFWAEKGKGAYLNGKRLTVNNRQDLTRAVGTYIRGRDTVTKEEEMTFTEPFVFQTKRLMRNIAPALDWCLLANGWLDYIVMQRSNIMDVAAGIVIAQEAGATITDWSGKPYQHEPFQQDHTPSLVASNGHLHETIRGMIRQ is encoded by the coding sequence ATGATCGAAATTGCAAAAGAAGCAGCAAGTGTCGCGGGTGCGTTTTTGAAGGAACGTTTTCTGGAACAGCTCGTGCCCGATGAGGAATTGCATAACGACGTGAAGCTGCCAGAGGATAAAGGCAGTGAACAGCGCATCATTGAGGTGCTGCATCGCCACTTCCCGACACATACCATTTTTTCTGAAGAGGTCGGAATGGTTTCCCGCGAGGAAGAGTATCTGTGGATTATCGATCCTTTAGATGGAACGAATAACTATTTTATTGGCTATCCGTATTTTTCGATCTCGATTGCGTTGCAGCACAAGGGCGAGTTGGTGCTGGGCGTCGTTTACAATCCGGTAGCGGGTCAAATGTTTTGGGCGGAAAAAGGAAAAGGAGCCTATTTGAACGGAAAACGATTGACCGTCAATAACCGCCAAGACCTCACACGTGCAGTTGGTACGTATATCCGTGGCCGCGACACGGTAACGAAGGAAGAAGAGATGACGTTTACGGAACCGTTTGTATTCCAGACCAAGCGTCTCATGCGAAATATTGCGCCTGCACTGGACTGGTGCTTGTTGGCAAACGGATGGCTCGATTATATCGTGATGCAACGATCCAATATTATGGATGTGGCCGCCGGAATTGTTATCGCTCAGGAGGCGGGTGCAACGATTACAGACTGGTCTGGAAAACCGTATCAGCATGAGCCATTCCAACAAGATCACACTCCTTCATTAGTGGCGAGTAACGGACATTTGCATGAAACGATCCGCGGTATGATTCGACAGTAA
- a CDS encoding arylamine N-acetyltransferase, with protein MDTQKYLEHIEAEKRSELSLDYLSHLQKQHVLHVHFENLDILAKKPLSLHEEDLYQKIVHAKKGGVCYELNGIFYFLLKELGFAPYLMAGTVYVGNGVWALENAHLFNIISLDNEEYLVDVGMGGNSPRLPVPMSGGEVVDSDGIYRVYKDETQSLYYLQKKTDEEWETQYRFETPSHKWNFENIHPICVLTETSPESMFNKMYFLSRVTENGRITLLGNTLIIVDGKEKTKQKLEEHEIEETVRRYFHFSI; from the coding sequence ATGGATACACAAAAATATTTAGAACATATTGAGGCTGAAAAAAGAAGTGAGCTGAGTCTCGATTACTTGTCCCATCTCCAAAAACAGCATGTCCTCCATGTTCACTTTGAAAATCTTGATATTCTTGCAAAAAAACCTCTGTCTTTGCATGAAGAAGACCTATATCAAAAAATTGTCCATGCCAAAAAGGGTGGCGTGTGCTATGAGTTAAACGGAATATTTTATTTTCTGCTAAAAGAACTGGGATTTGCGCCTTATCTGATGGCAGGAACCGTCTATGTAGGAAATGGAGTCTGGGCTCTTGAGAACGCTCATTTATTCAACATCATATCGCTAGATAACGAGGAATACTTGGTGGATGTAGGCATGGGCGGTAATTCGCCACGGCTTCCTGTTCCAATGAGTGGCGGTGAAGTTGTTGATAGTGATGGAATTTACCGCGTATATAAGGATGAAACCCAATCCCTTTACTATTTGCAAAAGAAGACTGATGAGGAGTGGGAAACTCAATATCGATTTGAGACACCTTCCCATAAATGGAATTTTGAGAACATCCATCCCATTTGTGTCCTAACGGAAACATCTCCTGAATCCATGTTCAATAAGATGTATTTCCTTTCGAGAGTGACGGAAAATGGGCGTATCACCCTGTTGGGAAACACGTTGATTATCGTCGACGGCAAAGAGAAAACAAAACAAAAACTGGAAGAACACGAGATTGAGGAAACGGTTCGTCGCTACTTTCACTTCTCCATTTGA
- a CDS encoding LysR family transcriptional regulator: protein MELLQLKYFQTVARTEHMTKAAQELRIAQPALSVTIARLEEELGVPLFDRIGRQIRLNVFGQAFLKKVDIALGALEDGKREISDLAGLERGSVLLATTTLNRVSELLAPFLSLYPHISFRITQATTDELKVQLLEKGEIDFCLATSSIDRPGICNLPLLTEEIVLAVPSAHRLAGRQRIHLSEVANDPFISLKPGYSFREITDDFCREAGFLPNIVCEGDEPAAISGLVRTGLGVAFLPIAAKKELPPLTLLHIEEPVCQWTPHLVWHEKHYLSLAAQTFREFVVQHYAQAKQ from the coding sequence ATGGAATTACTTCAACTCAAGTACTTTCAGACAGTCGCCCGTACGGAACATATGACAAAAGCGGCACAGGAACTCCGTATAGCCCAACCAGCTTTAAGTGTTACCATCGCTCGCTTGGAGGAAGAATTAGGAGTCCCCTTATTTGATCGGATTGGGCGACAAATCCGCTTGAATGTTTTTGGACAAGCTTTTCTCAAAAAGGTGGATATCGCTCTTGGGGCATTAGAAGATGGGAAACGCGAAATTTCAGACCTAGCTGGATTGGAACGTGGAAGTGTTTTGTTAGCTACGACAACCTTGAATCGGGTATCTGAATTACTGGCACCTTTTCTATCCTTATATCCTCACATCAGCTTTCGCATCACCCAAGCAACTACAGACGAATTGAAGGTTCAACTGCTCGAAAAAGGTGAAATCGACTTTTGCCTCGCTACTTCCTCGATTGATCGGCCGGGAATCTGTAATCTGCCCTTATTGACAGAAGAGATCGTACTGGCAGTGCCAAGTGCGCATCGTCTCGCAGGCCGCCAGCGTATCCACCTCAGTGAAGTAGCAAATGATCCGTTCATTAGTCTAAAACCGGGCTACAGCTTCCGCGAAATCACCGATGATTTCTGTCGAGAGGCTGGTTTTCTACCCAATATCGTATGTGAAGGGGACGAACCTGCAGCCATCAGCGGCTTGGTACGCACTGGCCTTGGTGTTGCATTTTTACCAATCGCCGCCAAAAAGGAATTGCCACCGCTTACGCTCCTTCATATTGAGGAGCCTGTTTGCCAATGGACTCCTCATTTGGTTTGGCATGAAAAGCACTACTTGTCACTTGCTGCACAGACCTTTCGTGAATTTGTTGTACAGCATTACGCTCAAGCAAAACAGTAA
- a CDS encoding DUF3906 family protein, whose amino-acid sequence MGEEKAESYLYKLEAVLEKGRLLTVVVIAQTDERAFSSAENNLLRHTIAPPHIKELSLVEKKPLGRQGVGYVVETSTFA is encoded by the coding sequence ATGGGAGAGGAAAAAGCAGAGAGCTACCTTTACAAGCTGGAAGCCGTGCTAGAGAAAGGGCGGTTACTGACAGTTGTGGTGATCGCCCAAACGGATGAGCGAGCCTTTTCTTCAGCCGAGAACAATCTCTTGCGGCATACGATAGCGCCGCCTCATATCAAAGAGTTGAGCCTGGTGGAAAAGAAGCCGCTCGGACGCCAAGGAGTCGGGTACGTCGTGGAAACCTCCACGTTTGCTTAA
- the cobA gene encoding uroporphyrinogen-III C-methyltransferase: MSTGRVVFVGAGPGDPKLLTIRGMESLRLADVIVYDRLASPQLLSYAKKGATLIYCGKEADHHTLPQEEINLLLIREAQKGKYVVRLKGGDPSMFGRVGEEAQMCRDHSIPFEIVPGITSGMAAPLYAGIPLTHRDYNSSVAFVTGHFCEKNAGKEPDWAALASMETLVIYMGVKNLPRIRERLLAHGKDAHTPVALVRWGTVREQETLIGKLGTIDKEVEQARFAAPAIIIVGEVVRLRESLNWYESRPLFGQRVAVARRASDEGSSELVIALEQLGAEVMPIPLIERCAFDTPLTELAAYRWLVFEDEQQVSFFTSALRQQRYDVRRLTSKLAVCGQRPSKAFEKWGIYPDLVLDDNTSLPALPDLLALEKEEQVLYVGARKPQRISLDHGKVIQVIQAGTVEWDEKHLGAKEVGLSFDWLATDDAHALSALAQFAGDAWSKTPIVCVGKETADAAREMGWQSVSSHADNAIHVNELMAWRDDAKRGQRLVLSTTGSQEGSYAE, translated from the coding sequence ATGAGCACAGGCAGAGTTGTTTTTGTCGGAGCAGGGCCTGGTGACCCAAAGCTGCTGACGATTCGCGGCATGGAGTCGCTTCGTCTAGCGGATGTGATTGTGTACGATCGCCTAGCAAGCCCGCAGCTTCTCTCGTACGCAAAAAAGGGAGCCACCCTCATCTATTGCGGGAAAGAGGCCGATCATCATACATTGCCGCAAGAGGAGATCAACCTTCTGCTCATCCGGGAAGCTCAAAAAGGGAAATACGTCGTTCGACTGAAAGGCGGAGATCCGAGCATGTTCGGGCGGGTAGGAGAGGAAGCGCAGATGTGTCGCGACCATTCTATTCCGTTTGAAATCGTCCCAGGGATTACTTCCGGGATGGCGGCTCCGCTCTATGCGGGTATTCCGCTGACGCATCGTGACTACAACTCTTCCGTCGCTTTTGTCACCGGTCACTTTTGTGAAAAAAATGCGGGAAAGGAACCAGACTGGGCTGCCCTCGCTTCGATGGAAACATTGGTCATCTACATGGGTGTGAAAAATCTGCCTCGCATCAGGGAGCGCCTTCTTGCGCATGGAAAAGACGCTCATACGCCCGTTGCTCTCGTGCGCTGGGGGACGGTGAGAGAGCAGGAGACGTTGATCGGCAAGCTTGGAACGATAGATAAGGAAGTCGAGCAGGCTCGTTTTGCTGCACCCGCTATCATTATCGTAGGTGAGGTTGTCCGCCTGCGGGAATCACTGAATTGGTACGAATCACGCCCCTTGTTCGGACAGCGAGTAGCCGTTGCAAGAAGAGCAAGCGATGAAGGAAGTAGCGAGCTCGTGATTGCCTTGGAGCAGTTGGGCGCCGAAGTCATGCCGATTCCTTTGATCGAACGCTGCGCGTTTGACACACCATTGACCGAGCTTGCCGCTTATCGTTGGCTCGTCTTCGAGGATGAGCAGCAAGTATCCTTTTTTACTTCTGCCTTGCGACAACAGCGCTATGATGTACGACGCTTGACGAGCAAACTGGCTGTTTGTGGACAACGGCCTTCCAAGGCTTTCGAGAAATGGGGGATATATCCGGACTTGGTGCTGGATGATAACACATCACTGCCGGCATTGCCCGACCTGCTTGCCTTGGAAAAAGAAGAGCAGGTGCTATACGTAGGGGCAAGGAAGCCACAACGAATCTCGCTGGATCACGGTAAGGTGATTCAAGTGATCCAAGCGGGCACGGTGGAATGGGATGAGAAGCACCTCGGTGCGAAAGAGGTAGGATTGTCATTTGACTGGCTAGCGACGGATGACGCCCATGCGCTGTCAGCTCTGGCGCAATTCGCTGGCGATGCTTGGTCAAAGACACCGATCGTATGTGTCGGTAAGGAAACAGCAGATGCAGCGAGAGAAATGGGCTGGCAATCCGTGAGCAGCCATGCAGATAACGCAATCCATGTAAATGAGCTCATGGCGTGGCGCGACGATGCCAAGCGTGGGCAGAGGCTTGTCTTGTCGACGACTGGTTCGCAGGAAGGATCGTACGCTGAATGA
- a CDS encoding DUF350 domain-containing protein, which translates to MLGQLDYVLNFLAYLAVTIPILAVGIFVFTITTPYKEFDLIKQGAQTDDPKKMAAAKAASHDLGGKIIGLAIVLASAVYHSVNLWDLVIWGIVGMVFQVIVFYLFEWVTPFKVVSEIPNGNVAVGIFASRLSIAAGLLMAALISY; encoded by the coding sequence ATGTTGGGACAATTGGATTACGTATTGAATTTTTTGGCGTATTTGGCAGTAACCATTCCGATATTGGCTGTGGGAATTTTTGTGTTTACAATCACGACTCCTTACAAAGAATTTGATCTGATCAAGCAGGGGGCACAGACTGACGATCCGAAGAAAATGGCAGCGGCAAAAGCAGCCTCGCACGATTTGGGAGGTAAAATTATCGGTTTGGCAATCGTTCTCGCTTCGGCTGTATACCACTCCGTTAACTTGTGGGATTTGGTCATCTGGGGTATTGTAGGAATGGTATTTCAAGTCATTGTTTTTTATTTGTTCGAATGGGTCACACCATTTAAAGTCGTGTCTGAAATTCCGAACGGGAACGTAGCCGTCGGTATTTTCGCTTCGCGGTTGAGTATTGCAGCGGGCTTGTTGATGGCTGCGCTGATCAGCTACTAA